A segment of the Rattus rattus isolate New Zealand chromosome 4, Rrattus_CSIRO_v1, whole genome shotgun sequence genome:
CTGGACCAGTCCTGTTTGCCCCATGACATCAGGTATGGCAGGTGCTTGCGGAGGAGGGGTTGGTTGAGGGGGCGTGGCCTGCACAGGTGTGACCTGATTAGCAGACATTCCTGTCTGCTGGAGAGGGGATTTTTGTGAGGAACAAGGAGATAAAGGTGCAGCCATCACGTGACAACTGTCAACTCTGAGAAAACAGTCTGAGCCATGCTCAGAAGCTCTGCTTCCTTGtgcagttttgtttgctttgttttgttttttttagtgaTGTATTTTGGAGAGTGACTaaatttcaagatttatttatataagtacatgaCTTggtatttctgatttttaaaaaaatatttaatgtatatgagtacactgagctgtcttcagacacaacagaagaggacatcagatctcattacagacggttgtgagccaccatgtggttgctgggatttgaactcaggacctctggaagagcagtcagtgctcttaaccactgagccatctctccaacccaaggtTGCTATTTCTTGACTGTTAATTTAAGTATTGAGTTCAAACCGAGTCCCAAATGTCACTCCATGCACCGTGCCCTCCTTTTGATCGTTCTGAGGCACTCCTTCCTCTTTGAACCAGGTTGCTTTAATTCTTGCTTGCTAAGGTATCTGTGTGCTTTGGTGGCACAGGATGCAGGCTGAACTGATAAATCCCATGAGTACCCGACTTAGTGTCTTAGTAACGGAGGGCTTTTGTAAGTCTTTATAAAATGGAAGTATTGTGCAAAGCATAATTTAATTTGGTGGGGTGGATGGGAAAGTCTTTAGGCCCCGAAGTTTAGGGAGAATAGGAGGTCTGAATCAGGGCCTTAACATAAGGGAAATGGACATCAAGAGACGGGCACTggtagggaggaggggaagtgCTTGCCTGGTatctgcagagcaggagagagatgCTGGGGTGTTTATTGGAATGGGTACGCATAAACCAGGCGCTTAGGCTCAGAAATCTGTATAAACATAAACAGGAAATCCCGAAGAGCTTGGAGGTGGTTGAGTAGGTGGTGGTGGATGTAGTGGTGGGTGGGGTCTGGTGATTAAACCCAAAGGGGCTGTAAGGAAGAGGAAGCCGTGGGAGATTGGAGGGGCTGCTGTGTTCATAGCTTTGTCCAAAGAATTGTGGGTTTGTCATAGAGAccacctcttctgtcttctctgcccATCGTTGGCCTTTCCAGGTGGGAGCTCAATGCCATGACCACCAACAGCAATATCAGCCGCCCCATTGTCTCCTCCCACGGATAGGGAGAAGTCTCTGCTGCCTCCCCTCCTGAGCCTGCTCTTGTCTTCATTGCCCCTGCCCATCTCACCTGCCTTCCCCTTTGGACCCTGGACTCAGTATACCTCCACGTGGAGTTGATGGACTAGAGGTGTTTTCTGTGCTGTGAATTCAGTGGGgagttgttggggggagggccatttccctcctcccttggGCCGAGGGCCCCTTCCCTTGGTGCTCtgtccccatccacctccctccaCTGCTCCTGGGCCTTTGCTCTGCCCCAGGCCAGCTGGGTAGCCAGGCTGTGCTGAAAAGGGACAGGAATGGGGAGAAGAAGCCAGCAGTGTCGGAGCCTCAGGAGCTTCCCTCTCCCCGTGACCACCCTCTCCCTGCTTGAGCATCGCCCGGGAGCTGCGAGGAGCCTCAGCTGTTGGCATGAAACCCCCTCCCCAACTCGCGGTGGTGGGGACCAACAGACAGCTTCACCCTTCCTTGAGCTGTTGCTGTACCCCTGAAGCTCAGCCAGCTCTgactttataaaacataaaacctcTAAACGTGTACTATTTCTGGCGACTACGATAGAGGGGCGGAGGCAAAGGGGCCACCCTTAAGGTTCTGGCTTCTCAgccaagcctctgaagaaatcCAATGCCACTGAGCTGGCAGCTGCTCTGGTGACTAACCCGCCCCAGAACTGAAGTTCGACAACTGCAGGGCGGTGCTTCTGGCAGAGCCCTCAGCACATTGGCTCAGGTTTCCGGAAAGGGTGGGACTTGGGCGCTCGCAGTGAGCGGAAGTTGCGCGATTTATCAACCGGACTACGCAAAACATGCGGAAAGCAAGTTCTAATGCTAAGGCCCGGGCCGACGGTCCCCACCGTGCCACGAAGGGCGGGGATGCGATTGGCGACCGGCCGAAGGGTGAGGGTCTAGGGTTGAGGGGAGCGCGAGGCGTTTGGCTGCGGGAACGGAAAGCCGCCCTGAGCGCCGCAGTTCAATGGAGGGTGATTGGAGGGAGTGCTTCCGGCATTACTTGGGGAgaagtttgtttttctaagaacgcgaggatggggatttagctcggtccccagctccaaaggaaaaaaaaaacgcgAGGATGGAGGGGTACGGGAAGGGATATCTCAGTGTGGCCCAGGCCAGTTTCGAATCCTtggtctccctgcctcagccccaagtgccgggattatagGTGTAAATCTCCAGACCAGGTCtgagcatattttaaaaggtAGGATTCGGGTTTTTCCTAGGTTTAGAAGTGCGGGATGCAGCAAACTGAACTGTATGCATGCACTTGGAAATAAAGGATAATCAAAGAGCAAAGCAAAAGTTCGTCGTCGGTCCCCTTACCTCTAAGAAaagatatttagatatttagcCAGGTGCACGCCTTTCcggcactcaggagcagaggcaacCAGATTCCTGTACACTCCaaaccatcctggtctacatattcCAGGGGTTCTGGattttcctaatgctgtgtcAACGGTGACCCCCagcccccaaccataacattatttttgttatggttacttcataactgtggcttttgctactgttatgagtcgcaatgtaaatatcttttttctgatgttcttaggcaaccctgtgaaagggtctttggATACCTTCCCCAAAGGAATTGAAACTCACAGGTTGACAACCATTGACATATGAGTTCCAAGCTAGCTGGGCAAAATGGAAGCCACTGGAGACCTTTGGGTTCGGAATGTCATGAGAATTAACTCAGGGAGTGATTAGTCAGATTCCTTTTCAGTATGCAAAAAGAAATGGCCtctggccaggtggtggtggcacacatctttaatcccagcactcgggaggcggaggcaggcagatctctgagttcgaggcctgtctggtctacagaggaagttccaggacagccagagctacacagagagatcctgtccaGCACCATTACAGGGTAGCACCTTTGCCACCTGTGCTGCCTAGCAACTGATGGTTGCTGTGATGGAGAAAGTTGGAAAGGATGGTATTTGCTATGTATCTGACTGTGTGCGTGGTCGTGTGTGcgtggtcgtgtgtgtgtgtgtgtgtgtgtgtgtgtgtgtgtgtgcgcgtgttacagtgaggatgtggagatcagaggacagcttttgtcAGTCTGTTCCCTCCCTGAGCCATGTGACTCCAGGCCCTAACTCAGGTGGTCTGCCTTGGCATCAGGTTCATTTCATCCTCGGAACCTAGCCCGACGAAGTCTTTCCTGCAGTGGGAGGTACTGACCAGACTCGTGTGACCTTTTCCTCCAGCAGACACATCTGACATGTCATTTGAGGAGCTGTTGAGATTACAGAGCCAAGTGAAACCCAAGACATCCAAACAATTGGTAGCTGGAAACAACACTAAAACCCAAAGCCCCAGACAACCAGCGTGTGTTGCCGATAAGCACCGGTGAGGAAGGACCAGAGCATGCCCTCCGAGTTAGCAGACACCCAGAGCCCCGACTAGGTGTCTGCAGTGCCCTTGCCCtgacctctcctctctcctcaggcCTCTGGAAATGTCAGCCAAAGTCCCCGTGCCGTTCTTGCGCCAGGTGGTTCCCATCAGCAAAAAGGTGAGGAAAGGGCGGGACAAGAACCTCCTTGGAGACAGGAGACTAAAGAGGAGgttcatattctctctgtgtttcccaaAGGTCGCCCGGGACCCCCGCTTTGATGATCTGTCAGGGGAATATAACCCTGAAGTGTTTGACAAAACTTACCAGTTCCTGAATGACATCCGAGCCAAGGAGAAGCAGGTATGCGGTCTGGAGCTCTTCCGCTCACGCGTGGAGGGTCGGGAAGGGGAAGCCGGGTGGGCCTGGCGGGCAGATCTTCGGCTGGTCGTTGGTTCATCAGTTTTGTGGCTGTGGTCGGATTGCTTGCTCCCTTCGCTTCAGTTACTGTTAAGATGAATGTCCTTTGTAGTTGGCAGTAGCCATTACTAACATCAGCACATGTCTTCGTAACGATTAGGTAACTGCCTTGGCTGTCACCTCTCACAGCCACTGCTTCATCTTGGGGACCATCCccctacctcaaaataaataaaataaataaactgattaAGTAAAATCTTAGATTCAGTTACTTGTTAGTCATAGTTATCTGGTGTCCTGTTAAACCTTGGGAATCCTTCCTGTTGTGAACCCCCCTCCCTGTTAACTACCTCTACCTATCCACCCCTCTGCCTGTTAACTACCTCTACCTATCCACCCCCCTGCCTGTTAACTACCTCTTCCTATCCACCCCTCTGCCTGTTAACTACCTCTACCTATCCACCCCCCTGCCTGTTAACTGCCTCTACCTATCCACCCCTCTGCCTGTTAACTACCTCTACCTATCCACCCCTCTGCCTGTTAACTACCTCTTCCTATCCACCCCTCTGTCTGTTAACTACCTCTACCTATCCACCCCCCTGCCTGTTAACTACCTCTACCTATCCACCCCTCTGCCTGTTAACTACCTCTACCTATCCACCCCTCTGCCTGTTAACTACCTCTTCCTATCCACCCCTCTGCCTGTTAACTACCTCTTCCTATCCACCCCTCTGCCTGTTAACTACCTCTTTCTATccacctctcccacccctgtACAGGCTCTCATAGCCACTCTTCTGTTCATAAGAACATAGGCTAATTGTCTTGCTGGTCCTAACTGATTACCCCTAGCATAATGGTACTTCAGTATTTAttggttttagtgtgtgtgtgggtctgcatATGTCACCCCCTTGAGTGTTGGCAGTCAGAATAACTTACTGAGTCTCAGCTCTTTCCTTTATCTCTGGGTTCAGGTTCAAGTCAGACCACTGGGCCTGTGTGGCAAATGGCTTTCCTCACTGGACTGTTTTACCTactttgcttggttggtttggttttttcctttcttccttctttctttcttcctttctttctttctttttttttttgtttgtttgtttgtttgttttgttttttgtttggtttttttaacaaTGTCTCttggtagctctggctgtcctagaaccatGCTTGGCTgctctagttttctttctttcttttgttaatataaagatttatttatttcatgtatgtgggtacactgtcgctgtcttcagacacaccagaagacagcatcggatcccattacaatggttgtgagccaccatgtggttgctgggaattgaactcaggacctttgaaaagcagacagtgctcttaatctctgagcctaGAAGAGGTACCTGCCTCCCTCCAAACTAGGAATACccagtcccccaccccacaaGGTTTCACTATGAAGGTTTCTCTAGCTTTGAAGTCACTACTGTCATTTAGGGTGTCACCTCACAattataacttctttttttttaaagatgtattcatttgttatatataagtacactgtagttatcttcagacacaccagaagagggcatcagatctctttacagatggttgtgagccaccatgtggttgctagggattgaactcaggacctctggaagagcagttggggctcttaaccactgagccatctctccagccctgctctggtTTTCTAACCATGAGAAGGATAAAAAGGTCTGGCAGTGATGGCAcgacacctttaattccagcactcagaaggcagaggcaggaggatctctgtgagttggagcccagcctggttacagagtgagctccaggacagccagggctacacagagaaaccctttctcaaaaaaaacctaaaagacagatagacacagacagacagacagacagacagacagacagacagacagacagacacacacacacacacacacagagagaggcagggataAAGATGTAGCTTAGTGGCTAAGAGTATGTAAGCATGAAGGTCTGAGTTCAGATTTCCAAAACCCACATGGAAAGCCTGGTGTGGTCATCGTGCAACCCCAGGGCCTCTGCACATTTGAATGTGTGCAGACCCACAAAGACCCACACAGCTATTGtatggggtttggggtgggggttgtgagCTATAGCTCGGTGCTAGCACATGTGTTCATTACTGCGCTGGATGCTCAGCTACGCAGCACCGACGCTGTTCGTTGCTTCCCTGTTAGCTTCTGTGAACCCTTCATACAGTGCTCACCAGTGCTCACCAGTGTTAACCTGTTACTCATTCCCGACGTGCAGCTTGTGAAAAGGCAGCTGAAGAAGCACCGCTCAGGGGAGAAGCATGAGAAGCTGCAGCAGCTGCTTCAGCGGATGGTGAGTGGGCGCTGATTGCAGATGGGGTGAGAGCAGTTGGGGCCAGTGTCCCGGCTGGTCAGTCACTCACCCTCCCCACCGCGCCTTCCATCCTCAGGAGCAGCAGGAAATGGCGCAGCAGGAGCgcaagcagcagcaggagctgcGCTTGGCCTTGAAGCAAGAGCGGCGGGCTCTGGCCCAGCAAGGCCATCGGCCATACTTCCTGAAGAAATGTGAGTGGGGCAGAGCTCTGGAAAGCCTGGAGGGACAGGCTTGTGGCTGGGTATGGTACTGGGACCCGTGGTAACTTGGAGGGAAGTAGAAAGAGCAGGGCAGTGTGTCAGGCGACCCCTTGTACTTCTAGTTAGATGCTGTCTGTGGGGGGAACTTGGGGTGTGGCTTAGTCGTAgcgcacttgcctagcatgcaggaagccctaggTCCCATCCCTAGCACCGCAGAAGACTAGAAGGGAGTGGTGGATGCTTTCGAGAGCGAAGATAGGAGATGGGGAGGTGAAGGTTGTCCTCGGATGCATAAAAGATTGAGACTGATTTGGACCCAAGGATGGAGGgagtaagagggagggagggagggagagtgagtcAGTGACTGTCATGGCTGTCCAGGCACAAGGGAGCCCATACTTGGTTTAGTTGAGAAGACTTGAGTCATAAAAAGTTAGCTCAGGGCTattggtggcgcacacctttagtcccagcacttgggaggcagaggcaggcagatctctgagttcgaggccagcctggtctacatagtgagttccaggtcagacgAGGCTACAAAGTAAGAAGtacctgaaggaaaagaaagttcgCTTAGGCAGAGGTACTTGACGTTGACAGCCCAGTGCAGCACCCttgccctgggttcaatttctggTACTGGGGAAAGGCTCACCTCCTGTAGCCACTGTAGCCTTGCCCCCCCACAGAGCCCTGTGCTTAGCAACAGCACATGTGTCCGTCCCCCATACACCAATGAGCTCCCACAGCGTGGCCCAGAATAAGGGGGTCCTGGTGTCGGATCAGGAAATGAGGCCGGCCTTCCTTGCTCCCTCGCTCACCAGCTTGCTTCGCTCTCTTCTCATGCAGCTGAGCAGCGCCAGCTGGCCCTAGCTGAGAAGTTCAAGGACCTGAAACGCAGCAAGAAGCTGGAGAGTTTCTTGAGTCGAAAGAGGCGCCGGAATGcaggcaaagacaggagacatCTCCCTCTGAGCAAGGAGCAGTGAGGAAGGAACTGTCCCAGACACCTGGATCTGTGGGACAAGTCTGGGGTTGGCCAGTTCTGGTTCTTTGCTGCGCAGAGGCAAGCAGGACATCTGCCACTGACCTGGGCTGACTCAGAAGGCTCTTAGACTGTGTTAGGGCTGCAAGCAGCAGGCCTGCAGCCTTCCTGGGATCTGGTCTGTGAATATCGTCTCGTGTTCTCATCCCAGCCTTGCCTTAGGCCAGTGACTCAGATGAGAAGGGGCGTGGGCTGGGGTCATGTGAGCTTTCAGGGCAGGGACTTCATGTAAGAGCCACTTACATGGAAACGTACTTGTTTCtccttgttttattctgtttcattgttgtttggttttcaagacggggtttgtctacagccctggctgtcctggaactccctctgtagcccaggctggcctcaagctcactgcctgcctctgcctcccaaggtgtGCGTCAGCACTGCTCGGCTGcggctgctgctgttgctgtccGTTGCTCTTCAGTtgtgtgtacgtgtctgtgtgGGTCTGCGCATGGCTGCAGGGACCTTTGGTGCAGCATCGACTTCCCggtggagctggagtcacagtgcttgtgagctgtccagtgtgggtgctggggaccaagcttgagtcctctgtaagagtagaaCACACTGACTCTCTggaccatctctacagcccctgtttttgtttttaatgggagCCCTAGAACTGTTGTTTCAGTGGGCTGCGTGTGTGGATCTACAGTGTGAAAAGTCAGATCAGGGGACCCTCCCTCCTTCTTAAATCTGGGCCCTGAAAAGATGTCTAAGGGGTGAGTCAGCCCTACCGGTGACAGAGTGGGACGTGGGAGGTAGTGTGTTTGTCAGTTTTGCTAGCGGATCCCTGCGAGGCCTCAGGCCATGGCCATTGGCTCCCGTGCTTCAGGGCCCATGTGTAGTAAGGCAGAGCCTCAGCTGCATCTTGTCCTCTTGTCTCATGTCCGGATTGTAAGTGTGTCATCAGTGACACACCCTGGGGACATTCTGTGTAAAGGATGTCACTatgattgtctgtgtgtgtcttggttAGCTTTctaaacaccacaaccaaaagcagtctggggaggaaggggtttattttatcttacggCTTGTAGCTcaccatgaagggaagtcaggggaAGAATTCAGGCAGGAACAGAATAGAGGCCGGGGAGGGACTCTGCCTACGGCTTGTTCCCCTTGGCTTGCAtggttttctttcaattttctttccttttttgttcttaAGTTTGTCAGGACATGGTTTCTCGgtagccatggctatcctgggacttactctgtagaccaggctgtcctcaatctgtctgcctctgcctcccaagtgctgggattagaggtgtgcgcCACCAGTGCCTggcctcagcctgctttcttacaccgcccagaccagctgcccaggggaggtaccacccacagtgacccGGACCCTCTTAGATCAACCGTCAGTCAAGAGAGAGTCCAAGATTCACCTAAAGACCAACCCTATAGAAGCATGCTCCAAGGAAGATTTCTCCTCCCCAGAGGGCCCTACCTGTGTCAAGTCCACATAAAAACTAATTAGTTAGTTCAATGTGTGTTGCTCTTAAAGTGCAGAATAGATTGTTTTCTTCAATTGAGTTTCATATGAGAATGGTcagctaggattttttttttttttttaagattgatttatttcatgtacacgTGGAGCcatgtacactgtcactgtcctcagacacaccagaagagggcataggatcccattacagatggttgtgagccacggcggtggttgctgggaattgaaatcaggacctctggaagagcagtcagtgctcttaaccactgagccacctcttcagccccctcttaaattttttaaaaagatttatttatttataaagctatcttcagacacaccagaagagggcatcagatctcattacagatggttgtgagtcactgtgtggttgctgagagttgaactcaggaagttcagtcagtgctcttaactgctgagccatctctccagcccaaattaaaataattgtaaaatttaagaaatagtggcaggagagatgactcacctcatccagaggtcctgagttcaactcccagcaagcatggtggctcccaaccatctgtaatgggatctgaggccctcttctggtgtgtctgaagagagtggtggtgtactcacatacattaagtaaataaatagtattttatggggatgggtgttttgcctgcatgtgtttgtgtacgtgGGAGCTCAGAGACCatagagggtatcggatccctggagctagagttacgggcagttgtgagctgccatgcactTGCTGCACTCTGAAGTGGGATATGAcattcttgtaatcccagtagTTGAGAGGATGaaatgaatttgaggtcagctcgGAATCCATACATCTTAGGACAGCCTGAGCTAACATTTCAAAGTCTTGTCCAAAAAGAACCTCAAAAGTATGACTTAGGCCAATAAAAAGCTGTGGTGTCTGCTGTGAAGCAGGGAAGTCTCCTAGGTGACAATGACAGAAACCCCGTGACCCTGAGCTCATGCTCGTCAGGGGTTAACTTAAAACCAAAGGTATCATGGGACCAGTAGAGCACAGCAAGAGCCCTCCGGGCCCGCAGAGCTGCACACCCTCACTCCCATGCCTTCTGGTTGCTTCATTCTGAACACCTCACTCTCCCACACCCTGGCTTTCTTCGCCCTTCCTCTACTCCAGGTCTATCCTGGGTGGCATCCAGCTCCTTCAGTTTGTCTGGCCTTCATGCCCTCTCTTACCACCCGACTCTTATTTGCCCTCTTCTCCGTTCCGTTGGTTTTTCCTCATCACTGGTGAGCTTCAGGAACCAAGACTGACTGTTCCCTCCTGTACCCCTGCCGAAACGAGTGCTCCTGGCACTGGGTTTTCTAGACTGTTCTACCCTGGTTCATGTGTACCCAGTCCTGTCAAGCATAGCCTCACCCAAGCAGCAGGCTTGCCTGGGGCTAGCCGGAGGCAGGAACCCAAGGGCATGCTGGGCAGCAGTACTTGACTGGGGGGAGGCTAAGAGATGAAGACAGCAACGGGGAAGAGCTTGTGGGAGGCCGAGAGAGAAGCCCGTTCCGTCTAGGACTGTTCGCAGCCCAGGTCCTGAGCCTTCAGTTGAAGGTGGTCACACTGCGTGTGCTTGCAAAGGTCTCTTCCCTTGTCACCTTTGCTCAGGGTAGGCCCTAGTGAGGGCAGTCAACACTGGGAGTGGGGGCTAAAACAGACAAGGACTGCCTAGTCACTTCTTCGTCACTCCTCTCCAGCTCTACAGATGAGGGAAACGATGCCCTGTTTGATAACCTGTCCAAATTGTCACATGTCCAAGTGTTCCGCCTGCCCTGTCAGCGTCCTGACCACACCCTCCGAGGAGGGACTGAGAGCGAGTCTGGGCTGTTGAGTCCACTGCCTGGACACACCTGCTGTACCTTTGCTCTCTAACCCACCTGCCCAGACCTTGACAAGATTCCTGATGTGTCAGGAGACTGCCTCCATGCCAGAGGCCTCCTTCCCCATCAATTGGTGTACCCAATTCACCAATCCCTAGTAGTCCCATACAGGTCTTAGCTTCAAATtcccatgttttattttctgtagaaaGCCCCAGCCTCACCTACCCCAGACCCCATATCCGGGGCTACCGGAAAGTGGAGAAGGTCTGGGTGCCAGTGCAAGAAGCATAAGGCACACCCCGGGATCGAATCTGCAGGGTGTGGAAGGTGAGGGGTGGATTGGGGCCTGACGAGCCAGGGTTCAGGGACTCCGTGTGGGGCTCCATCACAGTTATAGGGACTGCATAGAACAGCATCTGTGGCCGGTCGTCATGGCGTCTCAGTGTGCCCTTGCCCAGGAGGTGCAGGATACAGGAGAGGACGTCAGAGCTCCTGCACGCTGCTCCCCTGCCAAGGCTGCTGACCAGACCCCGAGGAGGACATGGCCCCTTCTCCCAAGCTTCTAGCACCTGATACCAAGAGCAGAAGGAAAGGACAGGTCAGAACCACTGAGCTTACCAAGCTCTGTCTTCTGTGCTAGTCACACTGGAAGTCCCTAGCACAGCAAGTGTGGCCCAACCACATGCGTCACACACGGAGAGGCTACACTGAGTCAGGTCATTCAAATAAGCCCACCCAGCCCCGCCTATGGGCATCACCCCCATGTCATGCCTGCCACTGCTTACCAGATGGACGAGCTGATCAATGTGCAAGCCTTCATCCCCATGAGCCTTGAGGATTCGGACAACAAGGCAGTTTAGAAggttccttctcttctccagaTTCCGGCCCTCCTCATCCTCAGCCTTCAGGTATGTCTGAGGTGGGATTAGCCACACGTTGCCCCTCCTCGGCCTGGGTTCCTCACTATCATCTCGAATCTTGAGCACTCCTGAAATGAACATTGGTCACTTGCCTGGAAAGGCCCAGAGAAGCTCGTACCTGTCACAGCAGTCTTCTTGGGCCCTGAGTGCATACCTCCTGGTATGTTCTTCTGCTCCTGAAGGTCTAAGGGACCTCGTGAGGAGGTGAGAGGCCCGATTGCCTTGTTAAGCACTTCCGGAGGGAGCTCTGAGAGAGCCTGCAGGCTCTCAACAGACACCGCCTTAGAAGAGATACAAAGCGTTTAAGTCCTCCCCGGCGGCCCTCCCCAGGGATGAGCTGGGGAGGACGGAGGCCAGAGAacagaagacagtgacagtgactatTAAGGAACAGGCAGAGGAGGGGCAGGCCACCTTTAGATGGTTGAGATGCAGCAGCAGCCACATCTGTACTGTGGACACATGTAGAATCTGATCGCCAAACTGCACTTCTGCCCGGCCCTGCCACGTCCACTGCAGTCGCCTGGGTGACTCCTTCTCTAAGCCAGAGTGGCTCTGACCTGGAGAGATGACGGGTGAGGGcatgggagaaaggggagggaggggcacgCTCTGTCAGGGAGGCTTTGCCTTGATCTCTGCAGTGTACAGCTCCAGGTACTCTGGCTTCTGATCTCAGCTTCCCTAAAAGCCTTGCGTGTCAAGGAGTCAGTCTGGGGCAAGCAGGCTGCAGCCATGCCCTGAGTTATGCAGAGACAAAATTCCCGAGCCAGGAAGACTTGCCTCCCTGCTTGTCTGGGGACTCCTGAGGGGGCTCCTCACTTCACCTGCTCTTGTCTTGTCTAGGATCTGATGTCCAGTGAACACTTTTGAGACTAAATGTGACTAATCAGGAAGGAGACTCACACTCACTCTTTCTGTTTTCGGagagggtctctctatgtaacacCGGCTAATCTACAattcactgtgcagaccaggctagaCCCAAAACTCTTAAAGATCCAAGTGCCTGCCTCTGGAGTTCTGAGATTAATGGTGTATTCGACCACACCTGGCCACACACCCACCCCTAAACGCCTATGGCCTCTCTTAGAAGTCTGCCTCTATCCTCCCAATTCCTAAGAGATTCCTGGGGTCTGAACTCCAACAGCAGCCCCACTTCCAGCTAAAACTTAAAGCTCCTCCACTTTCCCACACAGCCATTCTGTCCCCCGAAGGGAATCTTATTTCCTGTATCCTGTGCCTCCTGAACAAGGGCAGGCTGAGATGGCGTGTTTGAGCCGTCCAGGTTTCTAACCTCAGCATCTACCCCGACTTTAGGCTCCTTTCCTAGTGATCCACCTGTCCCCACCCGCGCCTGCTCCAGGTGCTTACTCTTGCTGTAGAAGCTGGAGTAGTGGTTGATGGTCCCCCTCAGGTACGAGGGCAGGCATGTCGTGGGGTTGAGCACATGGCACACGGAGGCGACAGGCCAGAAACGTGGGGACAGGACAAGCACGCACACTTCCGGCATTGTCCCTTCATGATAgcgctcttcctcctcctctagctcctcctccccctccccttcctcctcctctccctcctctttcttcccttcttcctcctcctcgtctgcCATGGCCACAGCTGCTGTCTCTCCAGCAGCGTCTTCCTTCTTGCTCTTGTGTTCCTT
Coding sequences within it:
- the Rrp36 gene encoding ribosomal RNA processing protein 36 homolog isoform X1 gives rise to the protein MRKASSNAKARADGPHRATKGGDAIGDRPKADTSDMSFEELLRLQSQVKPKTSKQLVAGNNTKTQSPRQPACVADKHRPLEMSAKVPVPFLRQVVPISKKVARDPRFDDLSGEYNPEVFDKTYQFLNDIRAKEKQLVKRQLKKHRSGEKHEKLQQLLQRMEQQEMAQQERKQQQELRLALKQERRALAQQGHRPYFLKKSEQRQLALAEKFKDLKRSKKLESFLSRKRRRNAGKDRRHLPLSKEQ
- the Rrp36 gene encoding ribosomal RNA processing protein 36 homolog isoform X2, which codes for MRKASSNAKARADGPHRATKGGDAIGDRPKDTSDMSFEELLRLQSQVKPKTSKQLVAGNNTKTQSPRQPACVADKHRPLEMSAKVPVPFLRQVVPISKKVARDPRFDDLSGEYNPEVFDKTYQFLNDIRAKEKQLVKRQLKKHRSGEKHEKLQQLLQRMEQQEMAQQERKQQQELRLALKQERRALAQQGHRPYFLKKSEQRQLALAEKFKDLKRSKKLESFLSRKRRRNAGKDRRHLPLSKEQ